In the genome of Aspergillus luchuensis IFO 4308 DNA, chromosome 2, nearly complete sequence, one region contains:
- a CDS encoding F-box protein (COG:S;~EggNog:ENOG410PFGH;~InterPro:IPR036047;~go_function: GO:0005515 - protein binding [Evidence IEA]) yields the protein MPFHQLATELLLHIFRSCDSVTDVMNLAMTCRRLHTVFHRSNKLQILVDVAESEFGPLDDIIQIVTQNTSQRAHLFRTAPITNSLLKQIVQIGHVAQKWEIIYPVKKWKTDFENRRSLDDDERFRLRRAIYRLWLYHRAFHTESYSRFSRTLPHIVSERAQLLHNWSTAELAEIEDVRLIIGDIVQNHICPSNGTIQRKFRKRYPESNHQLTFNIHLNYPSSSSPAGAPSLFEKDASSAEQYFHTAHPSNFTESPAKYKSRFRNDYFHDPGSEGWGDEIPHYYVVQDMLKLDPGQVIWLREHAPLKEQVETYVRSFGDWFRDNGETFGDTLEWVMKERGDDIDEFRAAIADREVGVVWD from the coding sequence ATGCCCTTCCATCAATTGGCCACGGAGCTATTGCTCCATATATTTCGCTCATGCGATTCTGTCACCGATGTTATGAACCTTGCAATGACTTGCCGGCGACTTCATACCGTCTTCCACCGGTCCAATAAGCTACAAATCCTCGTTGATGTTGCCGAGTCTGAGTTCGGTCCATTGGATGATATCATCCAGATCGTCACACAGAATACCAGCCAACGTGCCCACCTATTTCGTACCGCCCCTATAACCAACTCCCTCCTTAAGCAAATAGTCCAGATCGGGCACGTGGCCCAGAAGTGGGAAATCATATACCCAGtcaagaaatggaagaccgATTTTGAGAATCGTCGCtcgctggatgatgatgagcggTTCCGTCTCCGCCGTGCAATCTATCGTCTCTGGCTGTACCATCGAGCCTTTCATACGGAGTCTTACAGTCGCTTTAGCCGCACCCTTCCGCACATCGTTTCCGAGCGTGCCCAACTCTTGCACAACTGGTCCACAGCCGAGCTGGCCGAGATTGAGGACGTGCGTTTGATCATCGGTGATATCGTACAGAACCACATCTGTCCCAGCAACGGGACCATCCAACGAAAGTTCCGAAAACGCTACCCGGAAAGTAACCATCAATTGACGTTCAATATCCATCTAAATTACCCTTCGAGCAGTAGTCCCGCTGGTGCACCTAGTCTGTTCGAGAAGGACGCCAGTTCAGCCGAGCAGTATTTCCACACCGCGCACCCTAGCAACTTCACTGAATCGCCCGCTAAATACAAGTCCCGGTTTCGGAACGATTACTTCCATGACCCTGGTTCTGAAGGTTGGGGTGACGAGATCCCACATTACTATGTGGTGCAGGACATGCTGAAACTCGATCCAGGCCAGGTTATCTGGCTGCGGGAGCATGCACCTCTTAAAGAACAGGTGGAGACCTACGTACGCTCCTTTGGGGACTGGTTCCGCGACAATGGCGAAACGTTTGGCGATACGCTGGAGTGGGTGATGAAGGAGCGGGGAGATGATATTGATGAGTTTCGAGCTGCTATTGCAGACCGGGAGGTTGGCGTGGTGTGGGATTGA